The Streptomyces sp. Mut1 genome window below encodes:
- a CDS encoding hemerythrin domain-containing protein encodes MGHGGNVIAELTTDHREVDELFAEIEKQPVGDDRRRKLADQLTIELVRHSVAEEMHLYPAVRRFVDDGDDMADKELSDHAKVEQHLKELEGLPADDPQFDHLVAKLKLEVSEHVRDEEGRLFPLLAAACSPEALDTLGERVRAAKKTAPTRPHPSAPDTPPGNKILGPGAGLVDRARDLLSGRGKG; translated from the coding sequence ATGGGACACGGCGGCAACGTGATCGCGGAACTCACCACGGACCACCGCGAGGTCGACGAACTGTTCGCGGAGATCGAGAAGCAGCCGGTCGGTGACGACCGGCGCAGGAAGCTGGCCGACCAGCTGACCATCGAGCTGGTCCGCCATTCCGTGGCGGAGGAGATGCACCTCTACCCGGCCGTGCGCAGGTTCGTGGACGACGGGGACGACATGGCGGACAAGGAGCTGTCCGACCACGCGAAGGTGGAGCAGCACCTCAAGGAGCTGGAGGGGCTGCCCGCGGACGACCCGCAGTTCGACCACCTGGTGGCGAAGCTGAAGCTCGAGGTCAGCGAGCACGTGCGCGACGAGGAGGGCCGGCTGTTCCCGCTGCTCGCGGCGGCCTGCTCCCCGGAGGCCCTGGACACGCTGGGGGAAAGGGTCCGCGCGGCCAAGAAGACCGCCCCGACCCGTCCGCACCCCTCGGCCCCCGACACCCCGCCCGGCAACAAGATCCTCGGCCCCGGTGCCGGGCTGGTCGACCGGGCCCGTGATCTTCTTTCCGGCCGCGGCAAGGGCTGA
- a CDS encoding MFS transporter: MIVALDGTVLLVAQPDLQRDLGADVTQVQWTSTGYLLAVAAFLVIAGRLGDRYGHKRLLFIGVLGFGAASAGISLAPGVGWVIGLRAAQGVFGALLQPATLALLRLVYPADRLGTAVAARTSAIGVAAGAGPVLGGVLVAHWGWRAVFLINIPAALAIAALTLAVRTPVSPRTAFRRFDLAAGALLAAALAVLVHTLAGVPDHGWTGVRTVLGLVTAVVFAAGLVVYERRSAQPVVPAVVTRSVPVMASMALLLVTSGGMFGALFVATFFLQQGLGLDPLTTGLRVLPLTVLMVVGAPAAAAGARRFGPRRTAVAGQAGVVLAIIGLSRLSPDSAWPETGVLFAVLGAGFATVMVTATGTVVGDAPPGHAGVVGGLKQTAMNVGPTLGIAVAAGLMPLTSSAVATPAEPALAMSGPAMGQALMAVAALAALGLAPALVLPRR; this comes from the coding sequence ATGATCGTGGCGCTGGACGGCACGGTGCTGCTCGTCGCGCAGCCGGATCTGCAACGCGACCTCGGGGCGGACGTGACCCAGGTCCAGTGGACCAGCACCGGCTACCTGCTCGCGGTCGCCGCCTTCCTCGTCATCGCCGGGCGGCTGGGCGACCGGTACGGGCACAAGCGGCTGCTGTTCATCGGAGTGCTCGGCTTCGGCGCGGCCTCGGCGGGCATCAGCCTCGCCCCGGGGGTCGGCTGGGTGATCGGCCTGCGTGCCGCACAAGGCGTGTTCGGGGCACTCCTGCAACCGGCGACGCTCGCCCTGCTGAGGCTGGTGTACCCGGCCGACCGGCTCGGCACGGCGGTCGCCGCCCGCACCAGCGCGATCGGGGTGGCCGCGGGGGCCGGCCCGGTGCTCGGCGGAGTGCTCGTCGCGCACTGGGGGTGGCGTGCCGTGTTCCTGATCAACATCCCGGCCGCCCTCGCCATCGCCGCGCTCACCCTCGCCGTACGGACACCTGTGTCGCCGCGCACCGCGTTCCGGCGGTTCGACCTGGCTGCCGGCGCCCTGCTCGCCGCCGCGCTCGCCGTCCTGGTCCACACCCTGGCCGGTGTTCCGGACCACGGGTGGACCGGCGTGCGGACGGTCCTCGGGCTGGTGACGGCCGTGGTGTTCGCGGCCGGGCTCGTCGTGTACGAACGCCGCAGCGCACAGCCGGTCGTGCCCGCGGTGGTGACGCGTTCGGTGCCGGTGATGGCGTCGATGGCGCTCTTGCTCGTCACCTCGGGCGGAATGTTCGGCGCGCTGTTCGTAGCCACGTTCTTCCTGCAGCAGGGGCTCGGCCTCGACCCGCTCACCACAGGTCTGCGCGTCCTCCCGCTGACCGTGCTCATGGTCGTCGGAGCCCCGGCCGCCGCGGCCGGGGCCCGCAGATTCGGGCCGCGCCGCACCGCCGTCGCGGGCCAGGCGGGCGTCGTCCTCGCCATCATCGGGCTCTCCCGGCTCTCCCCGGACAGTGCCTGGCCGGAGACCGGCGTGCTCTTCGCGGTGCTGGGCGCCGGGTTCGCCACCGTGATGGTCACCGCCACCGGTACCGTCGTCGGGGACGCGCCGCCCGGCCACGCCGGGGTCGTCGGCGGGCTCAAACAGACGGCCATGAACGTGGGTCCGACCCTCGGGATCGCCGTCGCGGCCGGTCTGATGCCCCTCACTTCGTCCGCCGTCGCCACCCCGGCGGAACCGGCCCTCGCGATGTCGGGGCCCGCCATGGGCCAGGCCCTGATGGCGGTGGCGGCACTCGCCGCGCTCGGCCTGGCCCCGGCGTTGGTGCTGCCCAGGCGGTGA
- a CDS encoding TetR/AcrR family transcriptional regulator, whose protein sequence is MDSGNPLRERLIDAGVELVMTEGSASLGLREIARRAGVSHGAPRRHFPTHHSLLSAIARRGFADLAHRFAAAADPADSPRARLRALADAYLGYAWEHHGMFELMFRHDLLDSESQEPSGGARGPERPRLRESTLPLFAHLVELVTQDREENAQRRTGPSHEAAPPPAVTAAALWTNLHGIAELRARRSLQLALGASSSDGGDPLEPLVAAVLDAHLGRVNS, encoded by the coding sequence ATGGATTCTGGAAACCCCCTGCGGGAACGGCTGATCGACGCCGGTGTGGAACTCGTCATGACCGAGGGGTCCGCGTCGCTCGGGCTGCGCGAGATCGCGCGGCGGGCCGGCGTGTCCCATGGGGCCCCGCGCCGCCACTTCCCCACGCACCACTCCCTGCTCTCCGCCATCGCTCGACGGGGCTTCGCCGATCTCGCCCACCGCTTCGCGGCGGCGGCCGACCCGGCGGATTCCCCGCGCGCCCGGCTGCGGGCCCTCGCGGACGCCTACCTCGGCTACGCCTGGGAGCACCACGGCATGTTCGAGCTGATGTTCCGTCACGACCTGCTCGACAGTGAGAGCCAGGAGCCGTCCGGCGGGGCCCGGGGCCCGGAGCGGCCCCGCCTGCGCGAGTCGACCCTCCCGCTCTTCGCGCACCTGGTCGAACTCGTCACCCAGGACCGCGAGGAGAACGCGCAACGCCGGACCGGCCCCTCCCACGAGGCCGCCCCGCCGCCGGCCGTGACCGCCGCCGCGCTGTGGACCAACCTGCACGGCATCGCCGAACTCCGCGCCCGGCGCAGCCTCCAACTCGCCCTGGGCGCCTCGTCGTCCGACGGCGGAGACCCGCTGGAGCCCCTCGTCGCGGCGGTGCTCGACGCCCACCTCGGCCGGGTGAATTCGTGA
- a CDS encoding saccharopine dehydrogenase NADP-binding domain-containing protein, whose product MTPDTRTDEVWILGATGRIGRAVAARLAARGIDPVLVGRDPGRLREAATALGRDGDSRIVQADTAERIAARIGEKRPGVVVNTIGDYAATAAPIARACMPGGHYVDLAADLVAVPRLLGLHQDATAAGSTLVTGAGFGVLATESVVVKLCEGRPAPREVRVDALASVAMEAGAVGAAFAATSVDVLTTGGRRYREGRPVRARLGAGPLTHILPDGQTVRSAGLPSGELLAAQRASGSPSVTATSALAPASPAVRAVLPVLGALLSVPVLRRLAVSRMAGMRMKAAPMPRRHSWGHAVITWPDGTSREGWLRAGDGMDYTADVATEAAVRLARGEGRPGAYTPAAAFGPDLATAAGGDFILD is encoded by the coding sequence ATGACACCGGACACGAGAACCGATGAGGTGTGGATTCTGGGAGCCACGGGCCGGATCGGCCGCGCGGTCGCCGCTCGACTGGCGGCCAGGGGCATCGATCCCGTCCTGGTCGGGCGGGACCCCGGGCGTCTGCGCGAGGCCGCGACGGCCCTCGGCCGGGACGGCGATTCGAGGATCGTGCAGGCCGATACGGCGGAGCGCATCGCCGCCCGGATCGGCGAGAAGCGTCCCGGGGTGGTCGTCAACACCATCGGCGACTACGCGGCGACGGCCGCGCCGATCGCCCGCGCCTGCATGCCGGGTGGCCACTATGTGGATCTGGCCGCCGACCTGGTCGCCGTTCCCCGGCTGCTCGGCCTGCACCAGGACGCGACGGCGGCCGGCAGCACACTGGTGACCGGTGCGGGCTTCGGTGTCCTGGCGACCGAGTCCGTGGTCGTGAAACTGTGCGAGGGTCGGCCCGCTCCGCGCGAGGTGCGCGTCGACGCGCTCGCTTCGGTGGCCATGGAAGCCGGAGCCGTCGGTGCCGCCTTCGCGGCCACCTCCGTCGACGTGCTGACCACCGGCGGACGCCGCTACCGCGAGGGCCGGCCGGTCAGGGCCCGGCTCGGCGCCGGCCCGCTCACCCACATCCTCCCGGACGGGCAGACGGTGAGGTCCGCCGGCCTGCCCTCGGGTGAGCTCCTGGCCGCCCAGCGGGCCAGCGGATCACCTTCCGTCACCGCGACCTCCGCTCTCGCTCCCGCCTCTCCCGCCGTGCGGGCCGTGCTCCCCGTGCTCGGGGCCCTCCTGTCCGTCCCGGTCCTGCGGCGTCTCGCCGTCAGCCGGATGGCCGGGATGCGCATGAAGGCCGCCCCGATGCCCCGGCGGCACTCCTGGGGACACGCCGTCATCACCTGGCCCGACGGCACAAGTCGCGAAGGGTGGCTGCGCGCCGGTGACGGCATGGACTACACGGCCGATGTCGCCACCGAGGCCGCCGTGCGGCTGGCGCGGGGCGAGGGCCGGCCCGGCGCGTACACACCGGCCGCCGCGTTCGGCCCGGACCTCGCCACTGCGGCCGGCGGCGACTTCATTCTCGACTGA
- a CDS encoding MbtH family protein, translated as MANPFDDESGRFVTLVNGEGQYSLWPAHIEIPGGWSVGGPEGSRQECLDAIEAAWTDMRPAGLVRAMEADAG; from the coding sequence GTGGCCAATCCTTTCGATGACGAGTCGGGTCGGTTCGTGACGCTGGTGAATGGCGAGGGTCAGTACTCGCTGTGGCCCGCGCACATCGAGATCCCGGGCGGCTGGAGCGTCGGCGGTCCGGAAGGATCGCGGCAGGAGTGTCTGGACGCGATCGAGGCCGCGTGGACCGACATGCGGCCCGCCGGCCTGGTGCGGGCGATGGAGGCCGACGCCGGATAG
- a CDS encoding lipid II:glycine glycyltransferase FemX: MDLRLRTISRDEHMAFIDGLPSASHMQVPSWGGVKPDWRAESLGWIDEENRITGAALVLYRPLPKLGRHLAYLPEGPVIDWYDDDLGRWLNPLLGHLKEQGAFTVKMGPPVVARRWDAATVKDAIADPRAHRLGEVEPTTRDPRAFALMDRLRSLGWQQSGGAGADGFAAGQPRYVFQLSLAGRSPDDIQRGFNQLWRRNVRKAEKAGVKVVQGDYADLDTFYALYTETAARDRFVPRPPEYFRRMWKALTAEDPDRMRLYLAEHDGEVLAAATMLTVGEHVWYSYGASTSRKREVQPNNAIQWQMIRDAHAMGARVYDFRGTTDTLDESNHLLGLLRFKVGTGGEAAEYVGEWDYPISKVLHKAFSLYLARR; the protein is encoded by the coding sequence ATGGACCTCCGTTTGAGGACGATCAGCCGGGACGAGCACATGGCGTTCATCGACGGCCTGCCGTCGGCGAGCCACATGCAGGTGCCGTCCTGGGGCGGGGTGAAACCCGACTGGCGGGCGGAGAGCCTCGGATGGATCGACGAGGAGAACCGGATCACCGGCGCGGCCCTCGTGCTGTACCGGCCGCTGCCGAAGCTCGGGCGCCACCTCGCCTACCTGCCCGAGGGCCCGGTCATCGACTGGTACGACGACGACCTCGGCCGGTGGCTGAATCCGCTGCTGGGCCACCTCAAGGAGCAGGGCGCGTTCACCGTGAAAATGGGGCCGCCGGTCGTCGCCCGGCGCTGGGACGCGGCCACGGTGAAGGACGCGATCGCCGATCCGCGCGCCCACCGGCTCGGCGAGGTCGAACCCACCACCCGCGACCCCCGCGCCTTCGCACTCATGGACCGCCTGCGCTCCCTGGGCTGGCAGCAGTCCGGCGGCGCCGGCGCGGACGGATTCGCCGCCGGGCAGCCGCGCTATGTCTTCCAGCTCTCCCTCGCCGGCCGCTCCCCGGACGACATCCAGCGCGGCTTCAACCAACTGTGGCGCCGTAACGTCAGGAAGGCCGAGAAGGCCGGCGTCAAGGTGGTCCAGGGCGACTACGCCGACCTCGACACCTTCTACGCGCTCTACACCGAGACCGCCGCCAGGGACCGGTTCGTCCCGCGCCCGCCGGAGTACTTCCGGCGCATGTGGAAGGCCCTGACCGCCGAGGACCCGGACCGCATGCGGCTCTACCTCGCCGAACACGACGGGGAGGTGCTGGCCGCCGCCACCATGCTCACCGTCGGGGAGCACGTCTGGTACTCCTACGGTGCCTCCACCAGCCGAAAGCGCGAGGTTCAGCCCAACAACGCCATCCAGTGGCAGATGATCCGCGACGCCCACGCCATGGGCGCACGCGTCTACGACTTCCGCGGCACGACCGACACGCTGGACGAGAGCAACCACCTGCTCGGTCTGCTCCGCTTCAAGGTCGGCACCGGCGGGGAGGCGGCCGAGTACGTGGGCGAGTGGGACTATCCGATCAGCAAGGTCCTGCACAAGGCGTTCAGCCTCTACCTGGCGCGGCGCTGA
- a CDS encoding RNA polymerase sigma factor SigF — MIAMSIPVSVQVPGTTTGAPAELPEIADPLKVAPKDARALSKLFFDRLRNLEEGTAEYQYARNTLIEMNLTLVHFASARYRNRGNGQMEDIIQVGTIGLIKAIDRFELTREVEFTSFAIPYIVGEIKRFFRDTTWSVHVPRRLQELRVTLAKTKEELATAQGREATVAELAERLEISEEEVIEGLVASNGYTAHSLDVPLDGAETDSPSGVSRTHADITGECDPGIELVENLHALAPLLETLDDRERAIVEMRFGQEMTQSQIGERLGLSQMHVSRLIARILGRLREGILTED, encoded by the coding sequence ATGATCGCGATGTCGATACCCGTATCTGTGCAGGTACCGGGGACCACAACAGGTGCGCCGGCGGAACTCCCGGAGATCGCCGACCCGTTGAAGGTCGCACCCAAGGACGCCCGCGCGCTCAGCAAGCTGTTCTTCGACCGGCTGCGGAATCTCGAAGAAGGCACGGCGGAGTACCAGTACGCCCGTAACACGCTGATCGAAATGAACCTGACCCTGGTTCATTTCGCGTCCGCCCGCTACCGCAACCGCGGCAACGGCCAGATGGAAGACATCATCCAGGTGGGGACCATCGGGCTGATCAAGGCCATCGACCGCTTCGAACTCACCCGCGAAGTCGAGTTCACCTCGTTCGCGATCCCCTACATCGTGGGGGAGATCAAGCGCTTCTTCCGCGACACCACCTGGTCCGTGCATGTACCGAGGCGGCTCCAGGAGCTGAGGGTCACCCTCGCCAAGACCAAGGAGGAACTGGCCACCGCGCAGGGCCGGGAGGCCACGGTCGCCGAACTCGCCGAGCGCCTGGAGATCAGCGAGGAGGAGGTCATCGAGGGCCTCGTCGCCTCCAACGGTTACACCGCGCACTCGCTGGACGTGCCCCTCGACGGGGCGGAGACCGACAGCCCCAGCGGAGTGAGCCGCACCCACGCGGACATCACCGGTGAGTGCGACCCGGGCATCGAACTGGTCGAGAACCTGCACGCCCTGGCGCCCCTCCTGGAGACGCTGGACGACAGGGAGCGCGCCATCGTGGAGATGCGCTTCGGGCAGGAGATGACGCAGTCCCAGATAGGCGAACGGCTGGGGTTGTCCCAGATGCACGTCTCGCGGCTCATCGCCCGCATACTCGGCAGGCTCCGCGAAGGCATCCTCACCGAGGACTGA
- a CDS encoding Asp23/Gls24 family envelope stress response protein — protein sequence MATNESVSGTRLESGNSSGSRGTTTIADSVVSTIAGIAVRDTDGVHSVGSGPSRALGAVKDKVSRSNDPGRGIKVEVGEKQTAIDVDIVVDYGIPILDTAHNIRTDVTDAVETMTGLEVVEININVTDVHVPGSDDDEDEDESSGSTSRVQ from the coding sequence ATGGCGACCAACGAAAGCGTCAGCGGCACCCGGCTGGAAAGCGGCAATTCGAGCGGTTCCCGAGGGACGACCACCATCGCGGACAGTGTGGTCTCCACGATCGCCGGCATCGCGGTACGGGATACGGACGGTGTCCATTCCGTCGGCTCGGGACCGTCGCGGGCACTCGGTGCCGTCAAGGACAAGGTCTCCCGCTCCAACGATCCCGGGCGGGGCATCAAGGTGGAGGTCGGCGAGAAGCAGACCGCCATCGATGTCGACATCGTCGTCGACTACGGCATCCCCATCCTGGACACCGCGCACAACATCCGTACGGACGTCACGGACGCGGTCGAGACCATGACCGGTCTCGAAGTGGTCGAGATCAACATCAACGTCACGGACGTCCACGTGCCGGGATCGGACGACGACGAGGACGAGGACGAGTCGTCCGGGAGCACCTCGCGCGTCCAGTAG
- the thpR gene encoding RNA 2',3'-cyclic phosphodiesterase — translation MGYECRVNEQNPPATVRVFIALAPPDPAKEELAQELRPLYGTHPHVRWNRVEDWHITLAFLGELPARTVPLLRPPLADLAAAHRSPRLSLHGGGTFDERVAWSGIAGDLDALHLLAADVRSVVKGCGVTLEDRPLRPHLTLARVRRGDHTSAAEIAARLDGFRGHAWHAERLHLVGSNAGRGQEQIRYRDIEAWPLGGTRSVEG, via the coding sequence ATGGGATACGAATGCCGTGTGAACGAACAGAACCCGCCCGCGACCGTTCGCGTGTTCATCGCCCTCGCCCCGCCCGACCCGGCGAAGGAGGAGCTCGCCCAGGAGCTGCGCCCCTTGTACGGCACGCACCCCCACGTGCGGTGGAACCGTGTCGAGGACTGGCACATCACCCTGGCGTTCCTGGGCGAACTCCCGGCCCGGACCGTTCCGCTGCTCCGCCCTCCGCTCGCGGACCTCGCGGCGGCCCATCGCTCTCCCCGCCTGTCGCTGCACGGCGGCGGGACGTTCGACGAACGGGTCGCGTGGAGCGGGATCGCCGGAGACCTCGACGCACTGCATCTGCTCGCCGCCGACGTCAGGTCCGTGGTCAAGGGCTGCGGCGTCACCCTGGAGGACCGGCCCCTGCGGCCCCACCTGACCCTGGCCCGCGTCCGCCGGGGCGATCACACCTCGGCGGCCGAGATCGCCGCGCGGCTCGACGGGTTTCGCGGCCACGCCTGGCACGCCGAGCGGCTCCACCTGGTCGGCAGCAACGCGGGGCGCGGCCAGGAGCAGATCCGCTACCGCGACATAGAGGCGTGGCCGCTCGGTGGTACGCGGAGCGTCGAGGGCTGA
- a CDS encoding TetR/AcrR family transcriptional regulator produces the protein MARWDPGTQERLKKAALELFQEHGYEGVTVTQIAERAGITRRSYFRYFPDKREVLFAGSEQLPVAVSDALLDTAEAAAPLAAALDALSRVGSRLVAHVDQAAERRAVIDSSAELRERERTKLATLTMAIRDGLTRRGVPPDRAGLVAQIAVVAFQSAFGQWIDARGQRDFPSCLRTATTALREAMATDAVPRH, from the coding sequence ATGGCGAGATGGGACCCCGGTACGCAGGAGCGCCTCAAGAAGGCCGCGCTGGAACTCTTCCAGGAGCACGGCTACGAGGGCGTGACGGTGACCCAGATCGCCGAACGCGCCGGGATCACCCGGCGGTCGTACTTCCGCTACTTCCCCGACAAGCGCGAAGTGCTGTTCGCGGGATCCGAACAGCTGCCCGTCGCGGTCTCGGACGCGCTGCTCGACACCGCCGAGGCGGCCGCCCCGCTGGCCGCGGCCCTCGACGCCCTCTCCCGGGTCGGCTCCCGGCTGGTCGCCCACGTCGATCAGGCCGCGGAGCGCCGTGCCGTGATCGACAGCAGCGCGGAACTGCGGGAACGCGAGCGCACCAAGCTCGCCACCCTCACGATGGCGATCCGCGACGGGCTGACGCGGCGCGGCGTACCACCCGACAGGGCCGGCCTGGTCGCTCAGATCGCTGTGGTCGCCTTCCAGAGCGCGTTCGGCCAATGGATCGACGCCCGGGGACAGCGCGATTTCCCGTCGTGTCTGCGGACGGCGACCACGGCGCTGAGGGAAGCCATGGCCACGGACGCCGTGCCCCGGCACTGA